The following are encoded together in the Fusobacteriaceae bacterium genome:
- a CDS encoding secondary thiamine-phosphate synthase enzyme YjbQ yields the protein MKSYRKELHFHTKTRRAFVNITPQVEAALAESGIREGLCLVNAMNITASVLINDNESGLHSDFEKWLEKLAPEKPYDQYAHNGYEDNADAHLKRTVMGREVVVAVTNGRLDFGTWEQIFYGEFDGKRDKRVLVKIIGE from the coding sequence ATGAAATCATACCGCAAAGAACTGCATTTCCACACGAAAACCCGTCGGGCCTTTGTAAACATCACGCCGCAAGTGGAAGCGGCGTTGGCTGAGAGCGGGATCCGCGAAGGCCTGTGTCTTGTGAACGCCATGAACATCACGGCCAGCGTATTGATCAACGACAATGAAAGCGGTCTGCACAGCGACTTTGAAAAGTGGCTGGAAAAGCTCGCGCCCGAAAAACCCTATGACCAGTACGCCCACAACGGCTACGAGGACAACGCCGACGCACATTTGAAGCGCACCGTCATGGGACGGGAGGTCGTGGTCGCCGTCACAAACGGCAGGCTGGACTTCGGGACCTGGGAGCAAATTTTTTACGGAGAATTCGACGGCAAGCGCGACAAGCGGGTATTGGTGAAGATCATCGGGGAATGA
- a CDS encoding GNAT family N-acetyltransferase translates to MAEKEENITIRAMVAEDYDAVYALWKRTEGMGLRAIDDSREGIAKFLRKNPETNFVALKAGQLVGVILGSYDGRRGYVYHTAVESELRGQGIGKALVNTLLAKYKEIGATKLGLIVLTNNPEGLKYWQKRGFVLRTDNHYLSYTVDPENI, encoded by the coding sequence ATGGCGGAAAAAGAAGAAAACATCACGATCCGCGCCATGGTCGCGGAAGATTACGACGCGGTGTACGCGCTCTGGAAACGGACGGAAGGTATGGGCCTGCGCGCCATCGACGACTCGCGGGAGGGCATCGCCAAATTTCTGCGGAAGAATCCTGAGACGAACTTTGTGGCGTTGAAGGCGGGTCAACTTGTCGGCGTGATTCTCGGGAGCTATGACGGCAGGCGCGGCTACGTCTACCATACGGCCGTCGAAAGCGAACTGCGCGGACAAGGGATCGGGAAGGCTCTTGTCAATACGCTCCTGGCCAAATACAAGGAGATCGGCGCGACGAAGCTCGGCCTGATTGTACTGACAAACAACCCCGAAGGCCTGAAATACTGGCAAAAACGGGGCTTTGTGCTGCGGACCGACAACCATTACCTGAGCTATACCGTAGACCCTGAAAATATCTGA
- the uvrB gene encoding excinuclease ABC subunit UvrB: MRFKLQSKYEPTGDQPEAIEQIVNNIHNGVKDQVLLGVTGSGKTFTVANVIAQTQRPALVLAPNKTLAAQLYSEYKAFFPENAVEYFVSYYDYYQPEAYIPSTDTYIEKDSSINDEIDKLRNAATAALINRRDVIIVASVSAIYGLGSPETYKKMTIPLDRLTGMPRKDLIRRLIALRYERNDIAFERGKFRVKGDVVDVYPSYTETGYRLEYWGDELEEISEINTLTGQKIKRNLERIIIAPATQYLTEDGDEERVFQEIRQDLVTEVDAFSQRGKLLEAQRLKQRTEYDLEMIREIGYCKGIENYSRYLAGKQPGDTPDTLLRYFPRDFLIFIDESHIAVPQIRGMYLGDRSRKVSLVENGFRLKAALDNRPLRFDEFRDIAGQTVFVSATPGDFEVDASGGCIAEQLIRPTGIVDPEIDVRPTKNQIDDLLEEIRIRAKKKERVLVTTLTKKMAEELTEYYINLGVKAKYMHSDIETLERIEIIRGLRKGEFDVLVGINLLREGLDIPEVSLVAILEADKEGYLRSRRSLIQTIGRAARNTEGRVILYGDVVTMSMREAIDETNRRRAKQIEYNAFNHIDPRTIEKEIAEDLINLDYALPVDEAGLGRKKKFTSREDIEKEIGKLQKSIARLSKELDFENAIVKRDEMLRLKKLLLEF; this comes from the coding sequence ATGCGTTTCAAATTGCAATCGAAATATGAACCTACGGGCGACCAGCCCGAGGCCATCGAACAGATCGTCAACAATATCCATAACGGCGTCAAGGATCAGGTGCTCCTGGGCGTGACGGGCTCGGGAAAGACATTTACCGTGGCCAATGTCATCGCGCAGACCCAGCGGCCGGCCCTCGTCCTCGCGCCCAACAAGACCCTGGCCGCCCAGCTCTATTCCGAGTACAAGGCCTTTTTCCCGGAAAACGCCGTGGAATATTTCGTCTCCTACTATGATTACTACCAGCCCGAGGCCTATATTCCGTCTACGGACACCTATATCGAAAAGGACTCGTCCATCAACGACGAGATCGACAAGCTGCGCAACGCGGCCACCGCGGCCCTGATCAACAGGCGGGACGTGATCATCGTCGCGTCGGTATCGGCCATCTACGGCCTAGGTTCCCCCGAGACCTACAAAAAGATGACGATCCCCCTGGACAGGCTGACCGGCATGCCCCGGAAAGACTTGATCCGGCGGCTGATCGCTCTGCGCTACGAGCGGAACGACATCGCCTTCGAGCGGGGAAAATTCCGCGTCAAGGGAGACGTCGTCGATGTGTATCCATCGTATACGGAAACGGGCTACCGCCTCGAATACTGGGGCGACGAGCTCGAGGAAATCTCGGAGATCAATACGCTGACGGGGCAGAAGATCAAGAGAAATCTGGAGCGGATCATCATTGCTCCGGCGACGCAATATCTGACTGAGGACGGCGACGAAGAACGCGTCTTTCAAGAGATCCGGCAGGACCTTGTGACGGAGGTCGACGCCTTTTCCCAAAGGGGGAAGCTCCTCGAGGCCCAGCGCTTGAAGCAGCGGACGGAATATGACCTCGAGATGATCCGGGAGATCGGGTACTGCAAGGGCATTGAAAATTATTCCCGCTATCTGGCCGGAAAACAGCCGGGGGATACGCCGGACACGCTGCTGCGGTATTTCCCGCGGGATTTTCTCATTTTCATCGACGAATCCCACATCGCGGTCCCGCAGATCCGCGGCATGTACCTCGGCGACCGTTCCCGGAAAGTTTCCCTTGTGGAAAACGGCTTCCGGCTCAAGGCGGCCCTTGACAACCGGCCCCTGCGCTTTGACGAATTCCGGGACATCGCGGGACAGACGGTCTTTGTTTCGGCGACCCCGGGGGATTTTGAGGTGGACGCCAGCGGCGGCTGTATCGCCGAGCAGCTGATCCGGCCCACGGGCATCGTGGATCCCGAAATCGACGTGCGGCCCACAAAAAACCAGATTGACGACTTGCTCGAAGAGATCCGGATCCGGGCAAAGAAAAAAGAGCGGGTCCTGGTGACGACGCTCACAAAAAAAATGGCCGAGGAATTGACGGAATACTACATCAATCTGGGCGTAAAAGCCAAATATATGCACTCGGATATCGAAACCCTCGAACGAATCGAGATTATCCGCGGCCTGCGCAAAGGGGAATTTGACGTCCTCGTGGGAATCAACCTGCTGCGGGAAGGCCTCGACATTCCCGAAGTCTCGCTGGTGGCCATATTGGAGGCCGACAAGGAAGGCTATCTCCGGAGCCGCCGTTCCCTGATCCAGACCATCGGCCGGGCCGCCAGAAACACCGAAGGCCGCGTGATCCTTTACGGCGACGTCGTCACGATGTCCATGCGGGAGGCCATCGACGAAACAAACCGGCGGCGGGCCAAGCAAATCGAATACAACGCCTTCAATCATATCGACCCCCGGACCATCGAAAAAGAAATCGCCGAGGATCTGATCAATCTTGACTACGCCCTCCCCGTGGACGAGGCGGGGCTCGGGCGCAAGAAAAAATTCACGTCCCGGGAGGATATCGAAAAAGAGATCGGCAAGCTTCAAAAATCCATCGCCAGACTCTCCAAAGAGCTTGATTTTGAAAACGCCATCGTCAAAAGAGACGAAATGCTGCGCCTGAAAAAGCTATTGCTGGAATTTTAG
- a CDS encoding diaminopimelate decarboxylase — protein sequence MKKRAFVTKEKALEIASQYPTPFHLYDERGIRENALAMNAAFGWNPGFREYFAVKAAPNPFLVQILNQCGCGCDCSSLTELMISDALGIMGDAIMFSSNNTPAEEYRLAARLGAIINLDDITHIPYLEAILGKFPEKMSCRFNPGGLFRISNGIMDNPGDSKFGMTKEQLIESFRILSAKGVKEFGIHAFLVSNAVSNDYYPMLAEVLFSLAVEVKQATGVHIGFINLSGGIGIPYTPEQEPADIKAIGAGVGRVYEKILGPAGMTDIAIYTESGRFMTGPYGCLVTTAVHQKHIYKEYLGVDACAVNLMRPAMYGAYHHITVLGKEDAPEDHTYDVVGALCENNDKFAIDRKLPKTDVGDILVIHDTGAHGFSMGYNYNGKLRSAEILLKADGSFEPIRRAETPKDYFATFDGFPIYKKLVK from the coding sequence ATGAAAAAACGAGCATTTGTTACAAAAGAAAAAGCGCTGGAAATCGCGTCACAGTATCCAACGCCCTTTCATCTCTACGATGAACGCGGTATCCGGGAAAACGCCCTGGCTATGAACGCGGCCTTCGGGTGGAATCCGGGCTTCCGGGAGTATTTCGCGGTCAAGGCCGCGCCGAATCCTTTTCTCGTGCAAATCTTGAATCAATGCGGCTGCGGCTGCGATTGTTCGTCCCTGACGGAGCTCATGATCTCCGACGCTCTGGGGATCATGGGCGACGCCATCATGTTTTCCTCAAACAACACGCCGGCGGAGGAATACCGCCTTGCGGCCAGGCTGGGCGCCATCATCAATCTTGACGATATCACGCACATTCCCTATCTTGAGGCCATCCTCGGGAAATTTCCCGAAAAAATGAGCTGCCGCTTCAATCCGGGCGGATTGTTCCGGATCAGCAACGGCATCATGGACAATCCCGGCGATTCCAAATTCGGCATGACGAAAGAACAGCTGATCGAGTCCTTCCGGATCCTCTCGGCCAAAGGCGTCAAGGAATTCGGCATCCACGCCTTTCTCGTCAGCAACGCCGTCTCAAACGACTATTATCCCATGCTGGCCGAGGTATTGTTTTCCCTGGCCGTGGAAGTCAAACAGGCGACGGGCGTCCACATCGGCTTCATCAATCTCTCGGGGGGAATCGGCATTCCCTATACGCCCGAGCAGGAACCCGCCGACATCAAGGCCATCGGAGCGGGCGTGGGCCGGGTCTATGAAAAAATCCTGGGCCCCGCGGGCATGACGGATATCGCCATTTATACGGAATCGGGCCGCTTTATGACCGGTCCCTACGGCTGCCTCGTGACGACGGCGGTGCACCAAAAGCACATTTACAAGGAATATCTCGGCGTCGACGCCTGCGCGGTAAATCTCATGCGACCGGCCATGTACGGCGCTTATCACCATATTACGGTACTGGGGAAGGAAGACGCGCCTGAGGACCATACCTACGACGTCGTCGGGGCCCTGTGCGAAAACAACGACAAGTTCGCGATCGACCGGAAGCTTCCGAAAACGGATGTCGGCGATATTCTCGTGATCCACGATACGGGCGCCCACGGCTTTTCCATGGGCTACAACTACAACGGAAAATTGCGCTCGGCGGAAATTCTCCTGAAGGCCGACGGTTCCTTTGAGCCGATCCGCAGAGCCGAGACGCCGAAGGATTATTTCGCGACCTTCGACGGCTTTCCGATTTACAAAAAGCTTGTGAAATAG
- a CDS encoding patatin-like phospholipase family protein produces the protein MRKTLLSLILFFLLFAAIFGAAPLTKEDRVKAIDAQIEGLLAQKEELEKLKQAILSENEQPIREAEEGKPARKSARTPAKKPKVALVLSGGGARGAAHIGVLKALEEYQVPLDLVVGTSIGSFVGGMYAAGYSPAEIENTLVHTNFTSPFAAVSRKRPFTDVYEKLSYEKYPINFRVTRDMKISLPRGFVSNQQTYFDLKTIFSRAEDIKDFDALPIPFRAVATDLQTSKAAVVGSGDLALGVLKSMSFPSVFPPVEDKGRYYVDGGASNNFPIDVAIEMGADIIIAVNVSTDPIVIDEEVNLFTVVEQLSTFHGDMNTVFLKKLPTILIEPDVGDKKNMDFTDMAPLIARGYAAAQKYGQALRTLSDGNRFKALRNRAPREKDRAVDAVVLRGNKTLTLGNVNKLRPEKARQLSREEIDRWAKEIYSIPYVDKLYYHLDGEVLHFDVRERHDIHVRAALGYVSRYGAALKALVDFPQYGVWSRNYSIAAEISEYPKISIGNASYYDSMRFKFGSAFSLGYEQNPLFIFRNRDHVSTYRSGKFTGTADIFTSIYKMAVAGLSFTWESGGVTYDEGERGALDFDRHFNRVMTGPYVAFDSLDNRIFPTKGVFFYAEHMRGSDRYSAYKLLSDFYLPLSKDLSLSLGASYGKMTGERLTAEKLFKIGGGRFVNMKDHITYFGLPAMGRYTDEFAIASAGLQYRLRNSLYLMGKYNVLAYHSDKILHQKDRRLNEGVVTGYGVGVGWDTFVGPVAVFLTNDIDRKKKPIFEIRFGFMF, from the coding sequence ATGAGAAAAACTTTGCTGAGCCTGATTTTGTTCTTTTTGCTGTTCGCGGCAATTTTTGGCGCGGCCCCGCTCACGAAGGAGGACCGGGTCAAGGCCATTGACGCCCAAATCGAGGGCCTTCTGGCCCAAAAAGAAGAGCTGGAAAAACTGAAACAGGCCATTCTTTCCGAAAATGAACAGCCGATCCGGGAGGCCGAAGAGGGGAAACCCGCCCGGAAATCCGCCCGGACGCCCGCGAAAAAACCGAAGGTCGCCCTGGTTCTGAGCGGCGGCGGCGCACGAGGCGCGGCCCATATCGGCGTTTTGAAAGCCCTCGAGGAATATCAGGTTCCCCTCGATCTCGTGGTGGGGACCAGCATCGGGAGCTTTGTGGGCGGCATGTACGCCGCGGGCTATTCCCCCGCGGAGATTGAAAACACCCTTGTCCACACGAATTTTACGAGCCCCTTCGCGGCGGTTTCCCGCAAGCGGCCTTTTACGGACGTCTACGAAAAATTGTCCTATGAGAAATACCCGATCAATTTCCGCGTCACGCGGGACATGAAAATCTCCCTGCCCCGGGGCTTTGTCTCCAACCAGCAGACTTATTTTGACCTGAAGACCATCTTTTCCCGGGCCGAAGACATCAAAGACTTCGACGCCCTGCCGATTCCCTTCCGCGCCGTGGCGACGGATCTCCAGACGAGCAAGGCGGCCGTGGTCGGATCGGGGGACCTCGCCCTGGGCGTACTGAAGAGCATGTCTTTCCCGAGCGTCTTCCCGCCGGTCGAAGACAAGGGGCGCTACTACGTGGACGGCGGCGCGAGCAACAATTTTCCCATCGACGTGGCCATCGAAATGGGCGCCGACATCATCATTGCCGTCAACGTCAGCACCGATCCCATCGTGATCGACGAAGAAGTCAACCTCTTTACGGTCGTCGAGCAGCTCTCGACGTTCCACGGGGATATGAACACGGTATTTTTGAAAAAACTCCCGACGATCCTCATCGAGCCCGACGTCGGAGACAAGAAAAACATGGATTTTACCGATATGGCGCCGCTGATCGCCAGAGGTTACGCGGCCGCGCAAAAATACGGCCAGGCGCTCCGGACCCTTTCCGACGGCAATCGTTTCAAGGCGCTCCGGAACCGGGCCCCGCGGGAAAAGGACCGGGCCGTGGACGCCGTCGTTCTCCGCGGAAACAAGACGCTTACGCTAGGCAATGTCAACAAGCTGAGACCGGAAAAAGCGCGCCAATTGAGCCGGGAAGAGATCGACAGATGGGCCAAGGAAATCTACAGCATTCCCTATGTGGACAAGCTCTATTATCATCTGGACGGGGAAGTTTTACATTTCGACGTCCGGGAGCGCCATGACATCCACGTCCGGGCGGCTCTGGGCTACGTGTCCCGCTACGGCGCGGCCCTCAAGGCCCTGGTGGATTTTCCCCAATACGGCGTCTGGAGCAGGAATTACAGCATTGCGGCGGAGATTTCCGAGTATCCGAAAATTTCCATCGGCAACGCCTCCTACTATGATTCCATGCGCTTCAAATTCGGCTCCGCCTTTTCGCTGGGTTACGAGCAGAATCCGCTGTTCATTTTCCGGAACCGCGACCATGTATCGACCTATCGCAGCGGCAAATTTACGGGGACGGCTGATATTTTTACGTCCATATACAAAATGGCCGTGGCCGGCCTCTCTTTCACCTGGGAAAGCGGCGGCGTCACTTACGACGAAGGCGAACGGGGCGCTCTCGATTTTGATCGGCATTTCAACCGCGTGATGACAGGGCCCTACGTGGCCTTTGACTCGCTGGACAACCGGATTTTCCCCACAAAGGGCGTATTCTTCTACGCGGAGCACATGCGGGGAAGCGACCGCTACAGCGCTTACAAGCTGCTGTCGGATTTCTATTTGCCGCTGTCCAAAGACCTCTCGCTGAGTCTCGGCGCTTCCTACGGAAAAATGACCGGGGAGCGGCTGACGGCCGAAAAACTTTTCAAAATCGGCGGCGGGCGCTTTGTCAATATGAAGGATCACATCACCTATTTCGGACTTCCGGCCATGGGGCGCTATACGGACGAATTTGCGATCGCGAGCGCCGGACTCCAGTACCGCCTGCGCAATTCGCTCTATCTCATGGGAAAATACAACGTCCTGGCCTATCATTCCGACAAGATCCTCCACCAGAAGGACCGGCGCCTCAACGAGGGCGTCGTGACCGGCTACGGCGTCGGCGTCGGCTGGGATACCTTCGTGGGGCCTGTGGCGGTATTTTTGACCAATGACATCGACAGAAAGAAAAAACCGATCTTTGAAATCAGATTCGGATTTATGTTTTAA